In the genome of Nocardia sp. NBC_00416, one region contains:
- a CDS encoding NAD(P)H oxidoreductase: MQINPAEHTTTTRTALVVVAHPRPDSLTAHIARLAARRLTAAGYRIDLLDLHAEGFDPRMTVADLPDWGNREKTYSLEVENQMRRILAADIVVAVFPVYWVQVPAILKGWIDRVWNYGFAYGRSKPRLAGKRALWLGLAGAADDDGVVDLMRQSLSMQLDDGVAYYCGLAQSSVGLLPGAEEKPQRVDADGNLLLDETLTGAARDTHYADLEGRAIRFVDDFLAGDRVSAVAVTDRVG, encoded by the coding sequence GTGCAGATCAACCCGGCCGAGCACACCACGACCACTCGTACCGCGCTGGTCGTCGTCGCCCACCCCCGCCCCGACTCGCTCACCGCCCATATCGCCCGGCTCGCCGCCCGCCGGCTCACCGCGGCCGGTTACCGGATCGACCTGCTGGATCTGCACGCCGAAGGCTTCGATCCCCGCATGACCGTCGCCGACCTGCCCGACTGGGGCAACCGGGAAAAGACCTACTCCCTCGAGGTGGAGAACCAGATGCGGCGCATCCTCGCCGCCGACATCGTCGTCGCGGTGTTTCCGGTGTACTGGGTGCAGGTCCCGGCCATCCTCAAAGGCTGGATCGATCGCGTGTGGAACTACGGATTCGCCTACGGCCGCAGCAAACCCCGGCTCGCGGGAAAGCGGGCGCTGTGGCTCGGGCTGGCCGGCGCGGCGGATGACGACGGAGTCGTCGACCTCATGCGGCAGTCACTGAGCATGCAACTCGACGACGGCGTCGCCTACTACTGCGGCCTGGCGCAGTCGTCGGTAGGACTGCTGCCCGGCGCCGAGGAGAAACCGCAGCGTGTGGACGCCGACGGCAACCTGCTGCTCGACGAGACTCTCACCGGGGCCGCGCGCGACACCCACTATGCGGATCTGGAAGGACGCGCGATTCGCTTCGTCGACGATTTTCTGGCCGGTGACCGAGTGTCGGCGGTCGCTGTCACCGACCGAGTGGGTTGA
- a CDS encoding LysR family transcriptional regulator gives MELQQLRYVLAVAETNNFTRAAQRCLVVQSALSHQIARLERELGAKLFERTSRRVRLTPAGEAFLPAARQCLDAAERAAAEAAAAVGEVRGRLAVGLIATVTAVDIPRALREFRRRYPHVRVTLRVGASDDLTDQVREGTLDVAFLGLPTTARPHGVADHELARDRLVAVVAPEHPLAREHSVDLCRLATEIFVDLPAGTAGRLQSDQAFAAAGLDREVAFEVTTADYTARLVEQNLGVAMLPSAYVPQLTGVVTLEVSDAPARVEHVIWSRVTHTPAASAFLAVLDIPSSGAAHP, from the coding sequence ATGGAGCTTCAGCAGCTGCGCTATGTGCTCGCCGTCGCGGAGACGAACAACTTCACCCGGGCGGCCCAGCGCTGCCTGGTCGTGCAATCCGCGCTCAGTCACCAGATCGCCCGCCTGGAAAGGGAACTCGGCGCGAAACTGTTCGAACGCACCAGCCGCCGAGTGCGGCTGACACCGGCGGGCGAGGCGTTCCTCCCCGCCGCCCGCCAATGCCTCGACGCCGCCGAACGCGCGGCCGCCGAAGCCGCCGCGGCCGTCGGAGAGGTACGGGGACGGCTGGCCGTGGGGCTGATCGCCACCGTCACCGCGGTCGATATCCCACGCGCCCTGCGGGAATTCCGCCGGAGGTACCCGCATGTGCGCGTCACCCTGCGGGTGGGCGCCAGCGACGACCTCACCGACCAGGTCCGCGAGGGCACCCTCGACGTGGCGTTCCTCGGGCTGCCGACCACGGCCCGGCCGCACGGTGTCGCCGACCACGAACTCGCCCGCGACCGGCTCGTCGCCGTGGTCGCGCCCGAGCACCCGCTGGCCCGCGAACACTCCGTGGACCTGTGCCGCCTCGCCACCGAGATATTCGTGGACCTCCCGGCCGGCACGGCCGGACGCCTCCAATCCGATCAGGCCTTCGCCGCCGCCGGACTCGACCGGGAGGTCGCCTTCGAGGTGACGACCGCCGACTACACAGCCCGGCTGGTCGAGCAGAACCTGGGCGTGGCCATGCTCCCGTCCGCCTACGTACCCCAGCTCACCGGCGTGGTCACCCTCGAAGTCTCCGACGCCCCGGCCCGCGTCGAACACGTCATCTGGAGCCGCGTCACCCACACGCCGGCGGCATCGGCGTTCCTCGCCGTCCTGGACATCCCGTCATCGGGCGCCGCGCACCCCTGA
- a CDS encoding EamA family transporter, which produces MHRVYDGSATGSPRGDLPRAALTAFAPFVWGTTYIVTTELLPAGHPLFAGLLRALPAGLIALAITRTLPRGAWWGKSAVLGVLNIGLLFPLLFLAAERLPGGVAATLAAAQPLVVAVLAVAVLRERPSTWRIGWGAMGLAGVALVVLGPAAAFDGVGVAAGLGGAVSMALGLTLTKHWGRPAGVGPTAFAGWQLTAGGVLLLPLTAFVEGPPPAIGPAAAIGYLWLGLCGGLIAYAVWFRGVTTLPVNSVAILTLLSPLVAAVLGAALLGQTLGAIQLAGFALGLAAIVAGQLPAPGRFSVSTATPAPKGISR; this is translated from the coding sequence GTGCACAGGGTTTACGACGGTTCCGCGACAGGTTCTCCGCGCGGAGATCTGCCCCGCGCCGCACTGACGGCCTTCGCCCCGTTCGTGTGGGGCACGACCTACATCGTCACCACCGAACTCCTGCCGGCGGGACACCCGCTGTTCGCGGGGCTGCTGCGCGCTCTCCCCGCCGGCCTGATCGCGCTCGCGATCACCCGGACCTTGCCGCGCGGAGCCTGGTGGGGGAAGTCCGCGGTACTCGGTGTGCTGAACATCGGGCTGCTCTTCCCGCTGCTGTTCCTCGCGGCCGAACGCCTGCCCGGAGGGGTCGCCGCGACCTTGGCGGCCGCCCAGCCGCTCGTCGTCGCGGTGTTGGCGGTGGCGGTCCTGCGTGAGCGCCCCTCCACGTGGCGAATCGGCTGGGGGGCGATGGGACTGGCCGGCGTCGCACTGGTGGTGCTCGGCCCGGCCGCGGCGTTCGACGGGGTCGGCGTCGCGGCGGGGCTGGGGGGTGCGGTCTCGATGGCACTCGGCCTGACCCTCACCAAACACTGGGGCCGACCGGCGGGAGTCGGTCCGACCGCGTTCGCCGGTTGGCAACTCACGGCGGGCGGTGTCTTGCTGCTGCCCCTGACCGCGTTCGTCGAGGGGCCGCCGCCCGCGATCGGCCCGGCCGCGGCGATCGGTTATCTCTGGCTCGGCCTGTGCGGCGGTCTGATCGCCTATGCCGTGTGGTTCCGCGGTGTCACCACCCTCCCGGTGAACTCGGTCGCGATCCTCACCCTGCTCTCACCGCTGGTCGCGGCCGTGCTCGGCGCCGCCCTGCTCGGACAGACGCTCGGCGCGATCCAGCTCGCGGGATTCGCGCTCGGCCTCGCCGCGATCGTGGCGGGGCAGCTGCCCGCACCCGGCCGCTTCTCCGTTTCCACTGCGACACCCGCACCGAAAGGAATATCCCGATGA
- a CDS encoding hydrogen peroxide-inducible genes activator, translating to MPDQSYQPTLSQLRAFVAVAEYRHFGTAAARLDVSQPTLSQALAALENGLGLQLIERSTRRVLVTAVGARLLPQAMATLEAADQFLAAATGDVLTGVLRMGFIPTVAPYVLPSLLPTLRRKLPALIPQVIEDKTTRLLDELRAGVLDVAVVAVPTELPGLVEMPLYTEEFVVVVPADHELAGRTDLEPSALDALPILLLDEGHCLRAQTLELCRSVEAHPGTVGDTRAASLSTVVQCVAGGLGVTLVPEMAVKAETGRGALEIARFAAPAPGRTLGLVFRASTARADDYAYLAEIIRTQRPF from the coding sequence GTGCCCGATCAGTCTTATCAGCCGACCCTTTCACAGCTGCGTGCGTTCGTCGCTGTCGCGGAATATCGGCATTTCGGAACCGCCGCCGCCCGTCTCGATGTGAGTCAACCCACGCTGTCGCAAGCACTGGCCGCGCTGGAGAACGGCCTCGGTCTGCAGTTGATCGAACGCAGCACGCGGCGGGTGCTGGTCACCGCGGTCGGCGCGCGCCTGCTACCACAGGCGATGGCGACGCTCGAGGCGGCCGACCAATTCCTGGCCGCGGCAACCGGCGACGTACTCACCGGGGTGCTCCGCATGGGTTTCATCCCGACCGTCGCCCCGTACGTTCTCCCGTCGCTGCTGCCCACCCTGCGCCGCAAGCTGCCCGCGCTGATCCCGCAGGTGATCGAGGACAAGACCACGCGATTGCTGGACGAACTGCGCGCGGGAGTGCTCGACGTCGCGGTGGTCGCCGTCCCCACCGAGCTGCCCGGGCTGGTCGAGATGCCGCTGTACACGGAGGAATTCGTGGTCGTCGTACCGGCCGACCACGAGCTGGCGGGCCGCACCGATCTCGAGCCGTCCGCACTGGACGCGCTGCCGATCCTGCTCCTGGACGAGGGCCATTGCCTGCGCGCCCAGACACTGGAGCTGTGTCGGTCGGTGGAGGCGCACCCCGGCACGGTCGGCGACACCCGGGCGGCATCGCTGTCGACTGTGGTGCAGTGTGTCGCCGGCGGGCTCGGTGTCACGCTCGTTCCCGAAATGGCGGTGAAAGCCGAAACCGGGCGGGGCGCACTCGAGATCGCCCGCTTCGCCGCTCCCGCGCCCGGGCGAACGCTCGGCCTGGTGTTCCGCGCGTCCACCGCCCGGGCCGACGACTACGCCTACCTGGCCGAGATCATCCGCACCCAGCGGCCGTTCTGA
- a CDS encoding NAD(P)H-dependent oxidoreductase has protein sequence MNVLIVYAHPDPNSLTGSLKDLAVDVLRADGHEVVVTDLYAMKWQAAADYTDFDGITGPDLMHASGAAYRSGRLIEEVRVEQQKLLDADLVILQFPLWWFTMPAILKGWIDRVFTYGFAYGAQLLRYGAGPFVGKRAMVVTTAGGRIGHYTERGVNGPIDDLLFPINHGVLSFTGFEVLPPFVEHSAVHLDDQRYAEIAERFRQRLTTAFTTEPIPYRAESGGDYTGLTYPDGSELLSGRESPGTRGFALHIAGPDREPDEATAASAPGR, from the coding sequence ATGAACGTACTGATCGTCTACGCACACCCCGACCCGAACTCACTGACCGGCTCTCTGAAAGACCTCGCCGTCGATGTCCTGCGCGCGGACGGTCACGAGGTCGTGGTCACCGACCTGTACGCCATGAAATGGCAGGCCGCGGCCGACTACACCGACTTCGACGGCATCACCGGGCCGGACCTCATGCATGCCTCCGGTGCGGCCTACCGATCCGGCCGGCTCATCGAGGAAGTTCGCGTGGAACAACAGAAGTTGCTCGACGCCGACCTGGTCATCCTGCAGTTCCCGCTGTGGTGGTTCACCATGCCCGCCATCCTCAAGGGCTGGATCGACCGAGTGTTCACCTACGGCTTCGCCTACGGCGCGCAGCTACTGCGCTATGGTGCCGGTCCGTTCGTCGGCAAACGCGCCATGGTCGTCACGACCGCGGGCGGCAGGATCGGGCACTACACCGAGCGGGGAGTCAATGGTCCGATCGACGACCTGTTGTTCCCGATCAATCACGGCGTGCTGTCGTTCACCGGATTCGAGGTGCTGCCGCCGTTCGTCGAGCACAGTGCCGTACACCTGGACGATCAGCGCTACGCCGAGATCGCCGAACGCTTCCGGCAACGACTGACGACCGCCTTCACCACCGAACCGATCCCGTATCGCGCGGAGTCCGGCGGCGACTACACCGGCCTGACGTACCCGGACGGTTCGGAGCTGTTATCCGGTCGGGAATCTCCCGGCACCAGGGGATTCGCGCTGCACATCGCCGGCCCGGACCGGGAACCGGACGAAGCGACGGCAGCCTCGGCACCCGGACGATGA
- a CDS encoding TA system VapC family ribonuclease toxin: MILDVNVLLYAVDESSPHHEVAHSWLESAMNGDVRVGFPWHSLVGFVRIATHPKIFTTPMTGREAWTYVDEWLDHDMAWVPLPTDRHRRVLGRLVDDHYATGNLVPDAHLAALAIEHGVAVCSFDTDFARFPEVTWINPLGR; this comes from the coding sequence GTGATCCTCGACGTGAATGTGCTGCTGTATGCGGTCGACGAAAGCAGTCCCCATCACGAGGTGGCGCATTCCTGGCTGGAGAGTGCGATGAACGGTGATGTGCGTGTCGGCTTCCCGTGGCACAGCCTGGTCGGTTTCGTCCGGATCGCTACACATCCGAAGATCTTCACCACCCCGATGACGGGGCGGGAAGCTTGGACCTACGTCGATGAATGGCTGGATCACGATATGGCCTGGGTGCCGCTGCCGACAGACCGGCACCGGCGGGTCCTCGGCCGGCTCGTCGATGATCATTACGCCACGGGAAATCTGGTGCCGGACGCACACCTCGCGGCTCTGGCTATCGAGCACGGAGTCGCCGTGTGTTCTTTCGACACCGATTTCGCCCGATTCCCCGAGGTGACATGGATCAACCCACTCGGTCGGTGA
- a CDS encoding helix-turn-helix transcriptional regulator: protein MDDLGDLSAFLQSRRAHVSPESVGVTVGGRRRVTGLRREELAQLAGLSVDYYTRLEQGRATQPSGQVLDALSRALQLDEVAREHLYKLVEQRSRRPRPTNYPATIRPQLRQILDTMHDYPALILNHRIDVLAYNRLAGLLYWDLDQVPAEDRNLARMIFLDADRFDLYADRPSCTAETVAHLRHAAGEFPDDHELAALIGELSIGSRRFSELWAAAEVSVRGHGALRFRHPMVGVITLHQERFTLPDGSGQELITLAPEPGSIDADNLRLLANLGVDETDAPRSRP from the coding sequence ATGGACGATCTCGGCGACCTCAGCGCTTTCCTGCAGTCGCGTCGCGCGCACGTGTCACCGGAATCGGTCGGCGTCACCGTCGGTGGCCGCCGCCGCGTGACCGGGTTGCGACGGGAGGAGCTGGCGCAGCTGGCCGGCCTGAGCGTCGACTACTACACCCGGCTCGAACAGGGCCGAGCGACACAACCGTCGGGGCAGGTGCTGGACGCGCTGTCCCGAGCGCTGCAACTCGACGAGGTGGCCCGTGAACACCTGTACAAGCTGGTCGAACAGCGCAGCCGCCGGCCGCGGCCCACCAACTACCCGGCCACGATCCGGCCGCAACTGCGGCAGATCCTGGACACGATGCACGACTATCCGGCGTTGATCCTCAACCACCGCATCGACGTACTGGCCTACAACCGACTGGCCGGCCTCCTGTACTGGGATCTTGATCAGGTGCCGGCGGAGGACCGCAATCTGGCCAGGATGATCTTCCTCGACGCGGACCGCTTCGACCTGTACGCCGATCGCCCGTCGTGCACCGCCGAGACCGTGGCCCACCTGCGCCATGCCGCCGGCGAGTTCCCCGACGACCATGAACTGGCCGCGCTCATCGGTGAGTTGTCCATCGGCAGCCGCCGGTTCAGCGAACTGTGGGCCGCCGCCGAGGTGAGTGTGCGCGGCCACGGAGCGCTGCGCTTCCGGCATCCGATGGTCGGCGTGATCACGCTGCATCAGGAGCGTTTCACGCTGCCGGACGGTTCCGGCCAGGAGCTGATCACTTTGGCGCCCGAGCCGGGCAGTATCGATGCGGACAATCTCCGATTGCTCGCCAACCTTGGCGTCGACGAGACCGACGCGCCCCGGTCGCGACCGTGA
- a CDS encoding CopG family transcriptional regulator encodes MRTTIRLDSDVLAAAERLRLERGIGLGEAVNELVRAGIHHGQPAVRRPFRQRTRSLGARVDLSRNSDVSDLVDEPYPGQS; translated from the coding sequence ATGCGCACCACGATCCGCCTCGACAGCGATGTCCTCGCAGCAGCCGAGCGGCTGCGACTCGAACGGGGCATAGGCCTCGGCGAGGCAGTCAATGAGCTGGTGCGAGCTGGTATTCATCATGGGCAGCCGGCCGTGCGACGCCCGTTCCGGCAGCGGACCCGCTCCTTGGGCGCGCGGGTGGATCTGTCCCGGAATTCGGACGTATCGGATCTGGTCGACGAGCCGTACCCCGGGCAATCGTGA
- a CDS encoding carboxymuconolactone decarboxylase family protein yields MSIDALKNSLPEYAKDLKLNLSSISRTTVLNEQQLWGTLLAAAAATKSTTTLREIAEEAADVLSAEAYDAALGAASIMGMNNVFYRGKAFLDGKYDDLRAGLRMQIIGSPGVDKADFELWSFAVSSINGCQHCMEAHEHTLREAGVSREVIFESLRAAAIVAGVGQAVQSTEALATASV; encoded by the coding sequence ATGAGCATCGACGCCCTGAAGAACTCGCTACCCGAGTACGCCAAGGACCTGAAACTCAACCTCTCGTCCATCTCGCGGACCACGGTGCTGAACGAACAGCAACTATGGGGCACGCTGCTGGCCGCCGCCGCCGCGACGAAGTCCACCACCACCCTGCGCGAGATCGCGGAGGAGGCCGCCGACGTGCTCTCCGCCGAGGCCTACGACGCCGCGCTCGGCGCCGCCTCGATCATGGGCATGAACAATGTCTTCTATCGCGGCAAGGCATTCCTGGACGGCAAGTACGACGATCTGCGGGCCGGGCTGCGGATGCAGATCATCGGCTCGCCGGGCGTGGACAAGGCCGATTTCGAGCTCTGGTCGTTCGCGGTGTCCTCGATCAACGGCTGCCAGCACTGCATGGAGGCGCACGAGCACACACTGCGCGAAGCCGGGGTCTCGCGTGAGGTGATCTTCGAGTCGCTGCGTGCCGCGGCGATCGTGGCCGGCGTCGGCCAGGCCGTGCAGTCGACCGAAGCGCTGGCGACGGCCTCGGTCTGA
- a CDS encoding peroxiredoxin, which produces MPLLTIGDQFPAYDLTAVIGGDLSKVDAQQPDDYFTRVTSADHPDKWRIVFFWPKDFTFVCPTEIAAFGKLNEEFADRDAQVLGASVDNEFVHFQWRAQHEDLKTLPFPILSDLKRELATATGVLNADGVADRATFIVDPNNEIQFVSVTAGSVGRNVDEVLRVLDALQSDELCACNWKKGDPTIDAGELLAAAV; this is translated from the coding sequence ATGCCCCTGCTGACCATCGGCGACCAGTTCCCCGCCTACGACCTCACCGCGGTGATCGGCGGTGACCTGTCGAAGGTCGACGCTCAGCAGCCGGACGACTACTTCACGCGGGTCACCAGCGCCGACCACCCGGACAAGTGGCGGATCGTGTTCTTCTGGCCGAAGGACTTCACCTTCGTATGCCCCACCGAGATCGCCGCGTTCGGCAAGCTGAACGAGGAGTTCGCCGATCGTGACGCCCAGGTGCTCGGCGCGTCCGTCGACAACGAGTTCGTCCACTTCCAGTGGCGGGCCCAGCACGAGGATCTGAAGACCCTGCCCTTTCCGATCCTGTCCGACCTCAAGCGTGAACTGGCCACCGCCACCGGCGTTCTCAACGCCGACGGCGTCGCCGACCGCGCCACCTTCATCGTCGACCCGAACAACGAGATCCAGTTCGTCTCGGTGACCGCCGGTTCCGTCGGCCGCAATGTCGACGAGGTGCTGCGGGTACTCGACGCGCTGCAGTCCGACGAGCTGTGCGCCTGCAACTGGAAGAAGGGCGACCCGACCATCGACGCCGGCGAACTGCTGGCCGCGGCCGTCTGA
- a CDS encoding AraC family transcriptional regulator, whose product MDPLSNLLGGIRAEGAVLTHAVLEAPWTIRFADGAPLTMVTVLRGGGTLLLPDGAERRISVGDTAIVRGPEPFLLADRADSVDLPHEEYEIACFTTDAECEASLGSGRWGNDPAGETALIVGAYRASGRRHERLLRAVPPVLVVSDDVEVCAWMETVAADAAKRPAGAQALMDRLLDWALVCTLRDWFEGQNTDAPGWYRGPADPVVGPALAAMHRQPAAGWTVASLASESGVSRALFARRFTEVMGQSPLAYLTECRMDDAEELLADRRLTVAQVAKAVGYADAFGFSAAFKRHRGVRPSDFRATSDIGA is encoded by the coding sequence GTGGATCCCTTGAGCAACCTCCTCGGCGGTATCCGGGCCGAAGGAGCCGTCCTCACCCACGCGGTCCTGGAGGCCCCGTGGACCATTCGCTTCGCCGACGGCGCGCCGTTGACCATGGTGACCGTGCTGCGCGGCGGGGGCACATTGTTGCTGCCCGACGGGGCGGAGCGCCGGATCTCGGTCGGGGACACCGCGATCGTGCGCGGCCCCGAACCTTTCCTCCTCGCCGATCGAGCCGATTCGGTGGACCTGCCCCACGAGGAATACGAGATCGCCTGCTTCACCACCGATGCGGAATGCGAGGCGAGTCTGGGCAGTGGCCGGTGGGGTAACGACCCCGCCGGTGAGACCGCGCTGATCGTCGGCGCCTACCGGGCCTCCGGCCGGCGTCATGAACGGCTGCTGCGCGCGGTGCCGCCCGTTCTGGTGGTGTCCGACGATGTGGAGGTGTGCGCCTGGATGGAAACCGTGGCCGCGGACGCGGCGAAACGGCCGGCCGGAGCGCAGGCGCTCATGGACCGGCTGCTCGACTGGGCGCTGGTGTGCACACTGCGCGACTGGTTCGAGGGGCAGAACACCGACGCGCCGGGATGGTATCGCGGGCCGGCCGATCCGGTGGTCGGGCCGGCGTTGGCAGCGATGCACCGGCAACCCGCCGCCGGTTGGACGGTCGCGTCGCTGGCCTCCGAGTCCGGGGTCTCCCGAGCCCTGTTCGCGCGGCGTTTCACCGAGGTGATGGGGCAGTCGCCGCTGGCGTATCTCACCGAGTGCCGGATGGACGACGCGGAGGAACTGCTGGCCGACCGCCGGCTCACCGTGGCGCAGGTGGCGAAAGCCGTCGGCTATGCGGACGCTTTCGGTTTCAGCGCGGCGTTCAAACGGCACCGGGGCGTTCGCCCGAGTGACTTCCGCGCCACCTCCGATATCGGAGCGTGA
- a CDS encoding type II toxin-antitoxin system VapB family antitoxin — protein MTKTLIDIPDELMEQARQITGGATKTETVRTALRLLVRQQQQHDAIAWFADHGPFLSEDEIAEESDRQPPR, from the coding sequence ATGACCAAAACACTGATCGACATTCCGGACGAACTGATGGAGCAGGCCCGGCAGATCACGGGCGGAGCGACGAAGACAGAGACGGTGCGCACCGCCCTGCGACTGCTCGTCCGCCAACAACAGCAGCACGACGCGATCGCGTGGTTCGCCGATCACGGACCGTTCCTATCCGAGGACGAGATCGCCGAGGAAAGCGACCGGCAGCCTCCAAGGTGA
- a CDS encoding NAD(P)-dependent oxidoreductase: MRIAVVGAAGMVGSRVVTEAVGRGHELVAVFRAGAPAALPLGVTAVAGDANDPGRMSELFAGADAVVAATRPAPGSEHAVPETATALLDAASASGARILMVGGAAPLRNPDRPDLLVLDSPEYVPESIRPIAAASVAQWEACRAHPADWVYLSPSAVLEPGIRTGKYRRGTTTLLVDADGASRISAEDLAVAIVDELESPGGSRNFTVGY, from the coding sequence ATGAGAATCGCCGTTGTCGGCGCCGCCGGAATGGTCGGCTCCCGCGTCGTCACCGAAGCCGTGGGCCGGGGCCATGAACTCGTGGCCGTGTTCCGGGCCGGCGCGCCGGCCGCCCTACCGCTCGGCGTGACCGCCGTCGCGGGCGACGCGAACGATCCAGGCCGAATGAGTGAGCTGTTCGCGGGCGCCGACGCGGTAGTGGCCGCGACGCGCCCCGCGCCCGGGTCCGAACACGCCGTCCCGGAAACGGCTACGGCGCTGCTCGACGCGGCGTCGGCGAGCGGTGCGCGCATCCTCATGGTCGGGGGCGCCGCACCCTTGCGTAACCCTGATCGTCCGGATCTGCTGGTGCTCGACAGTCCCGAGTACGTGCCGGAATCGATCCGCCCGATCGCCGCCGCCAGTGTCGCGCAATGGGAAGCGTGCCGAGCCCACCCGGCGGACTGGGTGTACCTCAGCCCCTCCGCTGTCCTGGAACCGGGAATTCGCACCGGAAAATACCGCCGCGGCACCACCACACTCCTGGTCGATGCCGACGGCGCGTCCCGGATCTCGGCCGAGGATCTCGCGGTGGCGATCGTGGACGAACTCGAGAGTCCCGGTGGATCACGGAATTTCACTGTCGGTTACTAG
- a CDS encoding PIN domain-containing protein, which translates to MTPTVRALYLADHSAVARIQRHVPVREAFDRLNASAAVLCSCAVTTDEAAFSARNPDELQKILQIYTEAFRYLPMEPAIDPIVRSIRQQLWSAGQGRSAQATDILIAATAVHYGATVLHYDKHFELISAAYPDLRQRWIVPRGSIS; encoded by the coding sequence GTGACCCCTACAGTTCGCGCGCTGTATCTGGCCGACCACAGCGCGGTCGCCCGCATCCAGCGCCACGTTCCGGTACGCGAGGCATTCGACCGACTCAACGCCTCGGCCGCGGTGCTCTGTTCCTGCGCCGTCACCACCGACGAAGCGGCATTCAGTGCCCGCAACCCCGACGAACTCCAGAAGATCCTGCAGATCTACACCGAGGCGTTCCGCTATCTGCCGATGGAACCGGCCATCGACCCGATAGTCCGCTCCATCCGGCAGCAGCTGTGGTCCGCAGGTCAAGGGCGGTCCGCCCAGGCCACCGATATCCTCATCGCAGCAACCGCGGTCCACTACGGCGCCACAGTCCTGCACTACGACAAACACTTCGAACTGATATCCGCCGCATACCCCGACCTGCGTCAGCGCTGGATCGTGCCACGCGGTTCGATCTCCTGA
- a CDS encoding SMP-30/gluconolactonase/LRE family protein has product MKRRVLGIVIAFACLGATVSVPADRAVAESPRVVDLPAGFQPEGIAIGTRPIAYIGSRVDGSLYRADLVTGRGAVLSRGPGTPSLGVALDHRGRLFVAGGTGGDARVVDSRTGAVLANYQLGTPPETFVNDVVLTPTGAWFTDSRTPVLYHLPLGPGGALPGPAAVQGRALTGDIGYVAGAINANGIVRTPDGTGLIIVQSVTGRLFRVDPATGVATRIDLGPEAVPDGDGLLLRGCVLLVVQNRRNTLAEIRLDSAGTRGELTDRFTEPGFDVPTTVAIHSGRLYLPNARYATPSTPATRYTVVSVDRF; this is encoded by the coding sequence ATGAAGCGGCGCGTGCTGGGTATCGTGATCGCGTTCGCCTGTCTGGGCGCGACGGTATCGGTGCCCGCGGACCGTGCGGTGGCGGAGTCACCCCGCGTGGTCGACCTGCCCGCCGGCTTCCAGCCCGAAGGAATCGCGATCGGAACACGGCCGATCGCCTACATCGGTTCGCGAGTGGACGGTTCGCTCTACCGCGCGGATCTGGTGACCGGGCGGGGAGCCGTCCTGAGCCGCGGACCGGGTACGCCGTCGCTCGGTGTGGCGCTCGACCACCGCGGCCGCCTGTTCGTCGCGGGCGGCACCGGCGGTGATGCCCGAGTCGTGGACAGCCGGACGGGTGCGGTGCTCGCGAACTATCAGCTGGGCACACCGCCGGAAACCTTCGTCAACGATGTCGTGCTCACTCCCACGGGTGCGTGGTTCACCGATTCGCGCACGCCGGTGCTCTACCATCTGCCGCTCGGTCCCGGCGGTGCGCTGCCGGGACCCGCGGCGGTGCAAGGGCGCGCGCTGACCGGTGATATCGGCTATGTGGCCGGGGCGATCAACGCCAACGGGATCGTTCGCACGCCCGACGGAACGGGACTGATCATCGTGCAATCGGTGACCGGACGGTTGTTCCGCGTGGACCCGGCCACGGGTGTCGCGACGCGGATCGATCTCGGCCCCGAGGCGGTGCCGGATGGGGACGGGCTGCTGCTACGGGGGTGCGTGCTGCTCGTCGTGCAGAACAGGCGCAACACCCTCGCCGAGATCAGGCTCGACAGCGCGGGCACGCGGGGCGAGTTGACCGATCGCTTCACCGAACCGGGGTTCGATGTACCGACGACTGTCGCGATCCACAGTGGGCGCCTGTACCTGCCCAACGCTCGTTACGCGACGCCGTCGACACCGGCCACCCGGTACACGGTGGTGTCGGTCGATCGGTTCTGA